A genome region from Akkermansiaceae bacterium includes the following:
- a CDS encoding DUF3891 family protein produces MDHARLAGTFASHWGNAKFTRPEPFAAILDGISRHDDAWAAPDASPNLTPAGEPAGFSKDLVGSYSAFENIDLAAYLEVRGAATEAVAADHPYAAVLVSMHTVNLLTEQADLSSLSENDRELHGRFVERQRERQQELIELANRDARLAPFTAAGTLNVAFRLLQACDSLSLVVCSRYPSPIKLRHAHPTTSGTDETILCTPLGNDRYKLAPYPFDMPSLTVEVPYREIKQTGEPCLEAFRSAYGNAKDSSFPVTLTA; encoded by the coding sequence ATGGATCACGCGCGCCTTGCCGGAACCTTCGCTTCCCACTGGGGGAATGCGAAGTTCACCCGCCCCGAGCCTTTCGCGGCGATCCTTGATGGCATTTCACGCCATGACGATGCCTGGGCGGCGCCGGATGCGAGCCCGAACCTCACTCCGGCGGGTGAGCCCGCCGGTTTCTCGAAAGACCTTGTCGGCTCCTACTCCGCTTTTGAAAACATCGATCTCGCCGCCTACCTCGAAGTCCGCGGCGCGGCGACGGAGGCGGTCGCCGCGGATCATCCCTACGCGGCGGTGCTGGTCTCCATGCACACCGTCAACCTGCTCACCGAACAGGCCGACCTTTCCTCGCTCTCCGAAAATGACAGGGAGCTGCACGGGCGTTTCGTCGAGCGTCAGCGCGAGCGCCAGCAGGAACTCATAGAACTGGCAAACAGGGATGCGAGACTCGCACCCTTCACAGCAGCCGGGACGCTCAACGTGGCTTTCCGCCTGCTACAGGCATGCGACAGCCTCTCACTTGTGGTCTGCTCGCGCTACCCTTCCCCAATCAAGCTCAGGCACGCACATCCGACCACCTCCGGCACCGACGAAACGATACTCTGCACACCGCTTGGCAATGACCGCTACAAGCTGGCACCCTATCCCTTCGACATGCCTTCGCTCACCGTCGAAGTCCCCTACCGGGAAATCAAACAAACCGGGGAACCCTGCCTGGAGGCATTCCGCAGCGCCTACGGAAACGCCAAGGATTCCTCGTTTCCCGTCACACTAACCGCATAG
- a CDS encoding creatininase family protein encodes MFTDLCIHDSPTFWPHRSWQELEKWPDKAGTLVLCPVTGHSDWALGHPLDAEELIITALLRHAAEIHPVQGKWLTLPPCRFAAGPHARTSFPVPLEIAFSHLAAWGKSVAESGFRKLVFVNASPFHEDIVDAAGRDLRAESGIQVFIINLSGLGIDLHPACPEGRLRAQTLVTSILRQPPAIGASPAPNKPGLPAGAEAPWDPPEWTMPEPLSLAEANAAAPEILARSAEHLIRLTTEILNHPPLA; translated from the coding sequence ATGTTCACCGATCTCTGCATCCACGATTCCCCGACTTTCTGGCCGCACAGGAGCTGGCAGGAGCTGGAGAAATGGCCGGACAAGGCAGGGACTCTGGTGCTCTGCCCGGTCACAGGACACAGCGACTGGGCGCTTGGCCACCCGTTGGACGCGGAGGAACTCATCATCACGGCCCTGCTTCGCCACGCTGCGGAAATCCACCCGGTACAGGGCAAATGGCTGACGCTCCCGCCCTGCCGTTTCGCGGCCGGCCCACATGCCCGGACGAGCTTCCCCGTGCCTCTGGAAATCGCGTTCTCCCACCTGGCCGCCTGGGGGAAATCCGTGGCGGAAAGCGGATTCCGGAAACTCGTTTTCGTCAACGCCTCGCCTTTCCATGAGGACATCGTCGATGCGGCAGGTCGGGATCTCCGCGCCGAATCCGGGATCCAGGTTTTCATCATCAACCTCAGCGGACTCGGCATCGACCTGCATCCGGCCTGTCCGGAAGGACGCCTGCGCGCCCAGACTCTCGTCACTTCCATCCTACGTCAGCCGCCCGCCATCGGGGCCAGCCCCGCACCTAACAAACCCGGGTTGCCCGCCGGAGCGGAAGCGCCATGGGATCCGCCGGAGTGGACGATGCCTGAGCCGCTTTCGCTCGCCGAAGCCAACGCGGCGGCACCGGAAATACTCGCACGGTCTGCCGAGCATTTGATCCGGCTCACCACCGAAATCCTGAACCATCCGCCGCTCGCATGA
- a CDS encoding acetamidase/formamidase family protein, producing MNHHHLEAKPTIHRWDNSVPARHTIESGDRITLEMLDASGGQVFPGMTSAQFAGIDTMLIHALTGPVGIDGAEPGDALRIKILEYRHHGWAWTSIIPGLGLLPEDFPQHFLFHWKLDESQTSSMPGVTLDLHPFCGIIGVQRAAEGEFRTRAPGPWGGNMDVKHLIAGAELMLPVATTGAGFCAGDSHAAQGDGEVSINGMEAPMTATFEIERVKGGAPRGPIANVPPSLVPPRYLRNNWIVFIESHEDPREACKAVVRRFIGYLTKRLGISPEQAYVLCSVVLDLKVSQLVNQPVTTISGYLPEAIFNESA from the coding sequence ATGAACCACCATCATCTCGAAGCCAAGCCAACCATCCACCGCTGGGACAACAGCGTGCCTGCCCGCCACACCATCGAATCCGGCGACAGGATCACCCTTGAAATGCTGGATGCCAGCGGCGGACAGGTTTTCCCGGGAATGACCAGCGCGCAATTCGCAGGCATCGATACCATGCTCATCCACGCACTCACCGGCCCCGTCGGGATCGATGGGGCGGAGCCGGGTGACGCGCTTCGCATCAAGATCCTGGAATACCGCCACCACGGCTGGGCATGGACCAGCATCATCCCGGGGCTAGGCCTACTGCCCGAGGATTTCCCGCAGCATTTCCTCTTCCACTGGAAACTCGATGAATCCCAGACAAGCTCAATGCCCGGCGTAACGCTCGACCTGCACCCTTTCTGCGGGATCATCGGCGTGCAACGCGCGGCGGAGGGGGAATTCCGGACACGCGCACCCGGCCCATGGGGCGGCAACATGGATGTCAAACACCTGATCGCCGGAGCCGAGCTCATGCTTCCCGTCGCGACCACCGGTGCGGGGTTTTGCGCCGGAGACAGCCATGCGGCGCAGGGGGATGGCGAGGTTTCGATCAACGGGATGGAAGCCCCGATGACCGCCACCTTCGAGATCGAGCGCGTGAAAGGCGGCGCCCCCCGTGGCCCCATCGCAAACGTGCCTCCTTCGCTTGTGCCTCCCCGTTACCTCCGGAACAACTGGATCGTTTTCATCGAGTCCCATGAGGATCCCCGGGAGGCTTGCAAGGCCGTTGTCCGGCGCTTCATCGGCTACCTCACCAAGCGGCTCGGCATTTCCCCGGAGCAGGCTTATGTGCTCTGCAGCGTGGTGCTCGACCTGAAAGTCAGCCAGCTTGTGAACCAGCCCGTGACGACCATTTCAGGCTACCTGCCCGAAGCGATTTTCAACGAATCCGCTTGA
- a CDS encoding creatininase family protein: MNAALPSWRHRSLAAMRLGEIAALPDKAITPVILTTAAIEQHGPHLPVGMDAMLAQAWLDLALPLLADDVPCLVAPPITVGKSNEHTGFAGTLSIGKELLAGLIRSIAAQLETWGFRHLLVLNTHGGNIQVVRSCLREIQAGTKLHTALLKPSFTPPASDHEQAHGFHAGQVETAWMLALTPGLVKADLANREYPATASSAGELRAEAAPAIFSWITSDLSTSGTIGDATLATAGDGHAWLEAGSRALAESIAEFAKWAALENAKDSLKP, from the coding sequence ATGAACGCCGCTCTCCCATCATGGCGGCACCGCTCGCTGGCGGCCATGCGGCTCGGCGAAATCGCCGCGCTGCCCGACAAGGCGATCACGCCGGTCATCCTCACGACGGCCGCAATCGAGCAACACGGCCCGCATTTGCCAGTGGGGATGGATGCGATGCTGGCGCAGGCTTGGCTTGACCTCGCGCTGCCGCTCTTGGCGGATGATGTCCCTTGCCTCGTCGCCCCGCCCATCACGGTTGGGAAAAGCAACGAGCACACCGGCTTTGCAGGCACCCTTTCCATCGGAAAGGAACTGCTCGCCGGACTGATCCGCTCCATCGCCGCCCAACTCGAAACATGGGGCTTCCGCCACCTTCTCGTGCTCAATACGCACGGCGGCAACATCCAGGTCGTCCGCTCCTGCCTGCGCGAAATCCAGGCCGGGACGAAGCTCCACACCGCCTTGCTCAAGCCAAGCTTCACGCCGCCGGCCAGCGATCATGAGCAAGCCCACGGCTTCCATGCCGGGCAGGTCGAAACCGCATGGATGCTCGCGCTCACGCCCGGCCTCGTGAAAGCGGATCTCGCCAACCGTGAATACCCTGCGACGGCCAGCTCGGCTGGCGAACTGCGGGCGGAAGCCGCCCCCGCGATCTTCTCATGGATCACCTCCGACCTTTCCACAAGCGGCACCATCGGCGATGCCACCCTTGCCACAGCCGGGGACGGTCATGCCTGGCTGGAGGCCGGGAGCCGCGCCCTCGCGGAGTCGATCGCGGAATTTGCGAAATGGGCCGCATTGGAAAATGCCAAGGACAGTCTGAAACCATGA
- a CDS encoding fumarylacetoacetate hydrolase family protein, whose protein sequence is MPIPDFTTMPLPAIYGIGLNYLSHAREVNKPTPGHPMVFMKPPAAATRHGEPIVLPRHLRSDKVDYEGELAVIIGRSCKNVSASEAISHIAGYTLAIDVSARDWQFDLGGGQFCKGKGFDSFCPLGPVLRTPEEIPDPQGLEIRTFLNGELVQRSRTEMIFPVMELIAFLSGSTTLEAGTVILTGTPSGVGHQQNPPRYLRGGDRIVVEIPEIGRLIRDVVEERLDPST, encoded by the coding sequence ATGCCCATCCCGGATTTCACCACCATGCCTTTGCCCGCCATCTACGGCATCGGCCTCAATTACCTCTCCCACGCGCGTGAGGTCAACAAACCGACGCCAGGGCACCCGATGGTTTTCATGAAACCCCCGGCGGCGGCCACTCGCCACGGCGAACCCATCGTGCTCCCCCGGCATCTCCGGTCCGACAAGGTGGACTACGAGGGCGAGCTCGCGGTGATCATCGGGCGCAGCTGCAAGAATGTATCCGCAAGCGAAGCCATATCCCACATCGCCGGATACACCCTGGCGATCGATGTCAGTGCCCGCGACTGGCAGTTCGATCTCGGCGGCGGCCAGTTTTGCAAGGGAAAGGGATTCGACAGCTTCTGCCCTCTGGGTCCGGTGCTGCGGACACCTGAGGAGATCCCGGATCCGCAGGGCCTGGAGATACGGACTTTCCTGAACGGGGAGCTGGTTCAGCGGAGCAGGACGGAAATGATTTTCCCCGTGATGGAACTCATCGCTTTCCTGAGCGGCAGCACTACGCTGGAAGCGGGGACTGTCATCCTCACCGGAACGCCCTCGGGAGTCGGCCACCAGCAAAACCCGCCGCGCTACCTCAGGGGCGGCGACCGCATCGTGGTGGAGATCCCTGAAATCGGACGGCTGATACGGGATGTGGTGGAGGAGAGGCTTGACCCATCCACATGA
- a CDS encoding GTP cyclohydrolase has protein sequence MSESATIHPPLLDPIFAELEKYAGDAAHYDPSATDDRPTYGTTVFLAETKVPTRYGLFVGYIFQDIIQKGYIIALAHGDIHSDDPLHTRMHSSCVTSETLRGCDCDCVQQLEGAIKRISEVGRGVLFYLLQEGRGVGYTAKARDRMLVQASRDRLSTFEAYAMLGLKKDYRQYLNVADIVKILRIKASWIILTNNPDKVEAMQQNGLTVERTETLEYEPEPFNLFYLQSKADSGHFLKRPLLSALRSVQPPEPVIPFKPRVLESAERFIYMASYFLPIRPIANEILLTTAEMEDLFPNHGIEAHMRLPDRVVHSYRIIRNNRVLIKIDYERLKAMSESDAENPLVDLLYKPYWFRVHVYYDVVSGHDIVVLTHGKAHSYDVPVVRIQSESILNRFPVMVDDNKAKYMKSVQHIVEYGVGCIVLVYQDGRGAGFGALAIDRMMLERGRSYSTAESYAKLGVEFDQRDYERIFSVLRAHLRSSKVKMVVNSPRSLVAKGDYGAAIREQDLEVVEWIFLDSAPNASA, from the coding sequence ATGAGCGAATCCGCAACAATCCACCCGCCGCTCCTCGATCCGATCTTCGCCGAGCTGGAAAAATATGCCGGGGATGCCGCGCATTACGACCCCTCCGCCACGGATGACAGGCCCACCTATGGCACCACCGTTTTCCTGGCCGAGACAAAGGTGCCGACCCGCTACGGGCTCTTCGTCGGCTACATTTTCCAGGACATCATCCAGAAGGGCTACATCATCGCCCTGGCCCACGGAGACATCCACTCGGACGATCCGCTCCACACCCGGATGCACTCCAGCTGCGTGACCAGCGAGACGCTACGCGGCTGCGATTGCGACTGCGTCCAGCAGCTCGAAGGCGCGATCAAGCGGATCAGCGAGGTCGGGCGGGGCGTCCTTTTCTACCTGCTCCAGGAAGGCCGTGGCGTCGGCTACACGGCGAAGGCGCGCGACCGCATGCTGGTCCAGGCGAGCCGCGACCGCCTCTCAACCTTCGAGGCATACGCGATGCTCGGGCTGAAAAAGGATTACCGGCAGTATCTCAACGTCGCCGACATCGTGAAAATCCTGCGCATCAAGGCGTCGTGGATCATCCTTACCAACAACCCGGACAAGGTCGAGGCCATGCAACAGAACGGGCTGACCGTGGAGCGCACCGAAACGCTCGAATACGAGCCGGAGCCGTTCAACCTCTTCTACCTCCAGTCCAAGGCCGATTCAGGGCATTTCCTGAAGCGCCCGCTGCTATCGGCATTGCGAAGCGTGCAGCCACCCGAGCCTGTCATCCCTTTCAAGCCGCGCGTGCTCGAGAGCGCCGAGCGCTTCATCTACATGGCGAGCTATTTCCTTCCCATACGCCCGATCGCCAACGAGATCCTCCTCACGACCGCCGAAATGGAGGATCTTTTCCCGAATCACGGCATCGAGGCGCACATGCGCCTGCCGGATCGCGTCGTCCACAGCTACCGCATCATCCGCAACAACCGGGTCTTGATCAAAATCGATTATGAGCGCCTCAAGGCGATGTCGGAAAGCGATGCGGAAAACCCGCTCGTGGATCTGCTATACAAGCCGTATTGGTTCCGGGTGCACGTTTACTACGACGTGGTGAGCGGGCATGACATCGTCGTGCTCACCCACGGAAAGGCACACAGCTACGACGTGCCGGTCGTGCGGATCCAGAGCGAGTCCATCCTCAACCGCTTCCCGGTGATGGTCGATGACAACAAGGCGAAATACATGAAATCGGTGCAGCACATCGTCGAGTATGGCGTCGGATGCATCGTGCTGGTCTATCAGGACGGGCGCGGCGCCGGATTCGGTGCGCTGGCGATCGACCGCATGATGCTTGAGCGCGGGCGCAGCTACAGCACTGCGGAGTCTTACGCAAAGCTGGGGGTCGAGTTCGACCAGCGCGACTACGAGCGGATCTTCTCGGTGCTCCGCGCCCACCTCCGCAGCAGCAAGGTCAAGATGGTCGTGAACTCGCCGAGGAGCCTGGTTGCAAAGGGCGACTACGGCGCAGCGATCCGCGAGCAGGACCTTGAGGTCGTGGAATGGATTTTCCTCGATAGCGCACCGAACGCGAGCGCATGA
- a CDS encoding bile acid:sodium symporter gives MIGSLKRNSFVIGLGLAVLLAWLTPDWGASGGKLSSQLWNKVGIIIIFLTQGFGLSTESVASGFKNWRLHLFTQFWISLGAPLLVLAALALAGELVPPGLRIALFFLSVLPTTVSSAVALIVEADGNVAGGVFNTVLSNLLGVVIVPVAVVAFSARAGDGAPLDVVPALKMIVSVVLLPFIVGHFLRKPLIGFVPRVKKIAGPLNQLIICFMVYASFSTSFRDAVWDRVGAGFAVAGFVAALALLVLMSLAVWASARWMLRDAQDRVSAFYCGSQKSLAVGVPYAAAIFTLGGGGVDPSVVLLPLLFYHPLQLLLGSALIRWRGRLFG, from the coding sequence ATGATCGGTTCATTGAAACGGAACAGCTTTGTCATCGGGCTTGGTTTGGCTGTCTTGCTGGCCTGGCTCACTCCCGATTGGGGTGCGAGCGGCGGAAAACTCTCAAGCCAGCTATGGAACAAGGTCGGGATCATCATCATTTTCCTGACCCAGGGCTTCGGGCTATCCACGGAGAGCGTCGCTTCGGGTTTCAAGAACTGGCGGCTTCATCTCTTCACCCAGTTCTGGATTTCCCTGGGTGCCCCGCTCCTCGTTCTCGCGGCGCTGGCGCTGGCGGGCGAGCTTGTGCCGCCAGGGCTGCGGATCGCCCTGTTTTTCCTCTCGGTGCTGCCGACAACGGTGTCCTCGGCGGTTGCCTTGATCGTTGAGGCGGATGGGAATGTTGCGGGCGGGGTTTTCAACACCGTCCTGTCGAATCTTCTTGGTGTCGTGATTGTCCCGGTGGCGGTGGTGGCCTTCTCTGCGAGGGCGGGCGATGGCGCGCCGCTGGATGTCGTCCCGGCTCTGAAAATGATCGTATCCGTGGTGCTGCTGCCTTTCATCGTCGGGCACTTTCTGCGAAAGCCCCTCATCGGCTTCGTGCCACGTGTGAAAAAAATCGCCGGGCCGCTCAACCAGTTGATCATCTGCTTCATGGTGTATGCGAGTTTCTCGACCAGCTTCCGCGATGCGGTGTGGGACAGGGTGGGCGCAGGTTTCGCAGTCGCTGGGTTCGTGGCGGCCCTGGCGCTGCTTGTGCTCATGTCGCTGGCTGTCTGGGCAAGTGCACGGTGGATGCTCCGGGATGCGCAGGATAGGGTGTCGGCGTTCTATTGCGGCAGCCAGAAGAGCCTGGCGGTCGGCGTGCCATACGCAGCGGCGATTTTCACGCTTGGGGGCGGAGGTGTGGATCCGAGCGTGGTGCTGCTTCCGCTGTTGTTCTACCATCCCCTGCAACTTCTGCTGGGTTCCGCCCTGATCCGGTGGCGCGGGCGCCTCTTCGGCTGA
- a CDS encoding amidase, giving the protein MSGASFHGDGFADFAAWRALAAEGSTPAAIRRMQERLAGMDGAQQALAGGKLWEAAEPRDGPLGGVPWVLKDLFDVAGMRTLASSRLLESLASPAESDAAVVRDLKQAGAVLIGKTHLNEFAYGLDGVNPHFGTVPNPLVPGALAGGSSSGSAWAVASGLVPLAVGTDTGGSIRVPAAYCGLYGFRMVPEHAWSREGAFPLAPRFDTAGWLAWHRRDMVEMLRWMGAGSGAGCGAGLALAPELPGLSSGWAEEAGCGELADWKADTADLVTAFNVLQSSAAYEVHSRWLHANRRDYDPATWGRIARAEAWTGDERRRAEETAAVWSSCLEGWIGRHGFLVLPTVPGSAPPLRQGMGDQDRETVLAYTAPASLAGHPVLSVPFEMSGGFPSAVQVILPRSLDRALDVALVVMARIDAAGVKRIR; this is encoded by the coding sequence ATGAGCGGAGCTAGTTTCCATGGCGACGGTTTCGCGGATTTCGCGGCTTGGAGGGCTCTGGCGGCAGAAGGATCGACCCCGGCTGCGATCCGGCGGATGCAGGAGCGGCTTGCCGGGATGGACGGTGCGCAGCAGGCCTTGGCCGGAGGGAAGCTGTGGGAGGCCGCTGAACCACGGGACGGGCCGCTCGGCGGGGTTCCCTGGGTGCTCAAGGATTTGTTCGATGTGGCGGGGATGAGGACGCTCGCTTCGTCGCGATTGCTGGAGTCTCTTGCCAGCCCGGCGGAATCGGATGCCGCCGTGGTGCGTGACCTGAAACAGGCGGGTGCCGTGTTGATCGGGAAGACGCACCTGAACGAGTTCGCCTATGGTTTGGATGGGGTGAATCCGCATTTCGGCACGGTGCCGAATCCGCTGGTTCCCGGAGCCTTGGCGGGCGGGTCCAGCAGTGGTTCGGCATGGGCGGTGGCTTCCGGTTTGGTGCCGCTGGCCGTGGGAACGGATACCGGCGGATCGATACGGGTTCCGGCGGCCTATTGCGGGCTGTATGGATTCCGGATGGTGCCGGAGCATGCCTGGAGCCGCGAAGGGGCTTTCCCCCTGGCTCCGCGATTCGATACGGCTGGCTGGCTGGCCTGGCACCGGAGGGATATGGTGGAGATGCTGCGATGGATGGGAGCTGGTTCCGGCGCCGGGTGCGGGGCGGGCCTGGCGCTGGCCCCGGAGTTGCCCGGGCTGTCCTCGGGGTGGGCGGAGGAAGCCGGCTGCGGCGAGTTGGCGGATTGGAAAGCCGACACGGCGGATCTGGTGACGGCTTTCAATGTCCTGCAGAGCTCGGCAGCCTACGAGGTTCATAGTAGATGGTTGCACGCCAACAGGCGGGACTACGACCCGGCCACATGGGGGAGAATCGCCCGGGCGGAAGCTTGGACGGGGGATGAGCGGAGACGTGCGGAGGAAACGGCAGCCGTCTGGTCGTCATGTCTGGAAGGCTGGATCGGCAGGCACGGGTTTCTGGTCTTGCCGACGGTGCCGGGCTCCGCTCCCCCGTTGCGGCAAGGCATGGGCGATCAGGATCGGGAAACGGTGCTGGCATACACCGCGCCGGCGAGTCTCGCCGGGCATCCCGTGCTCTCGGTTCCGTTTGAGATGTCCGGAGGGTTTCCGAGCGCTGTCCAGGTGATCCTGCCGCGATCGCTCGACCGCGCCCTCGATGTGGCGCTGGTGGTCATGGCGCGGATCGATGCCGCAGGGGTCAAGCGGATTCGTTGA
- a CDS encoding RidA family protein: MSDIEKKLSNLGITLPAPPAAGGNYVPYKRVGNMLYLAGVIASREGEITHEGQVGDTQTVESGYEAARVCALNALAVIKQAAGSLDAVEQIVSLSGYVNAIAGFPSSPLVINGASDLFLTVLGDAGMHARAAVAVAGLPKNSTVEIQLIVELTPNQP, from the coding sequence ATGTCAGACATAGAGAAAAAGCTTTCGAATCTAGGAATCACCCTGCCTGCCCCACCGGCGGCGGGCGGAAATTACGTACCCTACAAGCGCGTCGGGAACATGCTTTATCTCGCGGGCGTCATCGCCAGCCGCGAGGGCGAAATCACCCACGAAGGCCAGGTCGGCGACACCCAGACGGTCGAATCCGGCTACGAAGCCGCGCGCGTCTGCGCCCTCAATGCGCTCGCGGTGATCAAGCAGGCGGCGGGCTCGCTCGATGCGGTCGAACAGATCGTTTCGCTCAGCGGATACGTGAACGCCATCGCAGGCTTCCCTTCAAGCCCGCTCGTCATCAACGGCGCAAGCGACCTTTTCCTGACAGTGCTCGGCGATGCCGGGATGCATGCACGTGCCGCTGTCGCTGTCGCCGGACTTCCGAAAAATTCCACCGTCGAGATCCAACTGATTGTCGAACTCACACCGAACCAACCATGA
- a CDS encoding amidohydrolase family protein codes for MDDFSLKNCIALLGPDLEPWWVDGLEVSGGVCSRIVRRAPATQLDDGALVVMPSMANAHTHMGDSALPDGATGLTLEEGFFRPNGYKYRELGARGESILPDIEAHLLYMARCGTSLHADFREMGAAGAALLRKASLSTGVDSIILSQFKDAPFEMAELDLDQASLPASAIAELEAMLEIADGFSESTMNDLTTPAWGEIRGITRSKGKLRAIHCLENAGYRELSRSRTGKGDLARAIELLEPDLIIHLTVADAEEIALLAASGIPAVINPRANAALGLPLPPIAALLEAGVTLLLGTDNGMLNSPNLLAELDFTYKVARSQYADPRFPDPAAILKMATSNAGLAFGDRFPGRIEEGLPANLCLLDFHAPHLRHTRNLLASIITRTTPAEVLMTLRQGKALYRNPGFESPCD; via the coding sequence ATGGATGATTTCTCGCTGAAAAACTGCATCGCGCTGCTGGGCCCCGATCTGGAGCCGTGGTGGGTGGACGGGTTGGAAGTCAGCGGAGGCGTGTGCAGCCGCATCGTCCGCCGCGCCCCGGCGACGCAGCTGGATGACGGGGCGCTGGTCGTCATGCCATCCATGGCAAACGCCCACACCCACATGGGCGACAGCGCACTGCCCGATGGAGCCACCGGCCTGACGCTCGAAGAGGGGTTTTTCCGGCCGAACGGCTACAAATACCGCGAGCTCGGGGCACGTGGCGAATCCATCCTGCCTGACATCGAGGCGCACCTCCTTTACATGGCCCGCTGCGGCACATCGCTTCATGCGGATTTCCGGGAGATGGGTGCCGCCGGTGCGGCGCTCCTTCGCAAAGCCTCCTTGTCCACCGGAGTGGACTCGATCATCCTGAGCCAGTTCAAGGATGCGCCTTTTGAAATGGCGGAACTGGATCTCGATCAGGCTTCCCTCCCGGCAAGCGCCATCGCAGAGCTGGAGGCGATGCTTGAAATCGCCGACGGCTTCAGCGAGAGCACGATGAACGACCTGACAACGCCCGCTTGGGGCGAGATCCGCGGCATCACACGCAGCAAGGGCAAGCTGCGCGCGATCCATTGCCTTGAAAATGCGGGATACCGCGAACTCAGCCGCAGCCGCACCGGAAAGGGCGACCTCGCCCGCGCCATCGAACTCCTGGAGCCAGACCTGATCATCCACCTGACGGTCGCCGATGCGGAAGAGATCGCCCTCCTCGCCGCCAGCGGAATTCCCGCAGTCATCAATCCGCGGGCGAACGCCGCCCTCGGACTCCCCCTACCCCCCATCGCCGCCCTGCTGGAAGCGGGCGTGACGCTTCTCCTCGGCACCGACAACGGCATGCTCAATAGCCCGAACCTCCTCGCCGAACTGGACTTCACCTACAAGGTCGCGCGCAGCCAGTATGCGGACCCGCGTTTCCCGGATCCTGCCGCGATTTTGAAAATGGCCACATCCAACGCCGGCCTGGCCTTCGGAGACCGCTTTCCAGGCCGCATCGAAGAAGGGCTTCCAGCGAACCTCTGCCTGCTCGATTTCCATGCGCCCCACCTCCGCCATACCCGGAACCTGCTCGCATCCATCATCACCCGCACCACCCCGGCAGAGGTGCTCATGACCCTCCGCCAAGGGAAAGCCCTTTATCGGAATCCCGGCTTCGAATCCCCCTGCGACTGA